A single window of Chromatiales bacterium DNA harbors:
- a CDS encoding transcriptional repressor: MSGLRIKYLKPALVAAHLARAESVCAASGARLTPLRRRVLELVIRSGRPVGAYELLDQLRAAGHRGAPPTVYRALEFLQQQGLVHRIAMANAYVACSHPGDEHPALIFVCTECGNALELEETQLKASVAARAAAVGFRVPGQPIEVAGTCPLCQEAH; this comes from the coding sequence ATGTCCGGTCTGCGCATCAAGTACCTCAAGCCCGCCCTGGTGGCGGCGCACCTGGCCCGTGCCGAGTCCGTCTGCGCGGCCAGCGGCGCACGCCTCACCCCCTTGCGCCGCCGGGTGCTGGAGCTGGTGATCCGTTCCGGTCGCCCGGTGGGCGCCTACGAACTGCTGGACCAGTTGCGCGCGGCCGGCCACCGGGGCGCGCCGCCTACCGTCTACCGGGCGCTGGAGTTCCTGCAGCAGCAGGGCCTGGTGCACCGCATCGCCATGGCCAATGCCTATGTCGCCTGCAGCCACCCGGGTGACGAGCACCCTGCCCTGATCTTCGTCTGCACCGAGTGCGGCAACGCCCTGGAGCTGGAGGAGACCCAGCTGAAGGCCAGTGTGGCGGCGCGCGCCGCGGCGGTGGGCTTTCGTGTGCCGGGTCAGCCCATCGAGGTGGCCGGTACCTGTCCGCTGTGCCAGGAGGCCCATTGA